The following proteins come from a genomic window of Heyndrickxia acidicola:
- a CDS encoding low molecular weight protein arginine phosphatase, whose amino-acid sequence MNVLFVCTGNTCRSPMAEAIMKNQQIHDITVKSAGIFAAEGNHASAHAIRVLEENQIKHIHRSRMLSKEDILWADYIFTMTEGHKAILMDQYPFGADKIFTLKEFVNESREDMDVADPYGGSKEVYLETFNELKGLIKGLLKKIG is encoded by the coding sequence ATGAACGTTTTATTTGTCTGTACTGGAAATACCTGCAGAAGCCCAATGGCTGAAGCCATTATGAAAAATCAGCAGATTCATGATATAACGGTTAAGTCCGCGGGGATATTTGCCGCAGAAGGCAATCATGCGTCTGCTCATGCCATTAGGGTACTGGAAGAAAACCAAATAAAGCATATCCACCGTTCCAGGATGCTAAGCAAAGAAGATATCCTGTGGGCTGACTATATATTCACTATGACGGAGGGACATAAAGCTATACTGATGGATCAATATCCTTTTGGTGCAGATAAAATTTTTACATTAAAAGAATTTGTTAATGAATCAAGAGAAGATATGGATGTAGCAGATCCATACGGCGGGAGTAAGGAGGTTTACCTAGAAACTTTTAATGAATTAAAGGGCTTAATTAAGGGATTGCTCAAAAAAATTGGATAA
- a CDS encoding manganese efflux pump MntP has product MNYFIAELFTLLLMAFALGMDAFSVGLGMGMFQLRPKQIFYIGITIGFFHIWMPLLGIIAGHFLSDTFGTIAQYIGGILLIILGLQMIASIFKKEDKALVKPVGWGLIIFALSVSLDSFSVGLSLGIFGARTAIVLILFGLAATILAWLGLIVGKKVQGLLGIYSEALGGAILLAFGLKLLF; this is encoded by the coding sequence ATGAACTATTTCATCGCAGAATTGTTTACATTATTGCTGATGGCATTTGCTTTAGGGATGGATGCATTTTCAGTAGGTCTTGGTATGGGGATGTTTCAGCTCCGTCCAAAGCAAATTTTTTATATAGGCATTACAATCGGTTTTTTTCATATTTGGATGCCGTTATTAGGAATCATTGCCGGTCACTTCCTATCCGATACATTTGGTACAATTGCACAATATATTGGAGGCATCCTTTTGATCATTTTAGGACTCCAGATGATTGCTTCTATTTTTAAAAAAGAGGACAAGGCGCTTGTAAAGCCTGTTGGATGGGGATTAATTATTTTTGCACTTAGTGTAAGTCTGGACAGCTTCTCTGTTGGGCTTTCACTTGGTATTTTTGGAGCCCGGACTGCAATTGTACTCATTTTGTTTGGCCTGGCGGCAACCATTTTAGCCTGGCTTGGATTAATTGTTGGAAAGAAGGTACAGGGATTACTGGGTATCTATAGCGAAGCACTGGGTGGAGCAATCCTGCTTGCTTTTGGGTTAAAGCTGCTCTTTTAA
- a CDS encoding L-threonylcarbamoyladenylate synthase, with translation MKTILWSVDKYVDTIESASLLEEAAKALKSDEVVAFPTETVYGLGANAKSDTAVEKIYKAKGRPNDNPLIVHISDYSELDELVESIPAKAKKLMDAFWPGPLTVILERKPGVLSEYVTAGLSTVGIRMPDHPVALRLIKKSGLPIAAPSANQSGRPSPTSAKHVMDDLSGRIAGVLDGGETGVGVESTVIDCSLEPPMIFRPGGISKEQIEVVIGYVDIDPALHENEKEKPKSPGMKYTHYAPDAPMYLVEGDQAFLQQLIEEKRETGLKVGVLATEESATGYDADAVIPCGSRGDLESVAHSLYDTLRAFNEENIDVIFSEVFPYQGIGLAIMNRLEKAAGKQWIYQGS, from the coding sequence GTGAAAACAATTTTATGGTCTGTGGATAAGTATGTGGATACGATAGAATCGGCCTCTCTTCTTGAGGAAGCAGCAAAAGCTTTAAAGAGCGATGAAGTGGTGGCGTTCCCAACAGAAACGGTATACGGGCTGGGGGCAAATGCAAAATCAGATACGGCTGTGGAAAAAATTTATAAAGCCAAGGGAAGGCCTAATGATAATCCGCTTATCGTGCATATATCCGATTACAGTGAGCTGGATGAACTCGTTGAATCGATTCCTGCAAAAGCGAAAAAGTTGATGGATGCCTTTTGGCCAGGACCTTTAACTGTCATTTTGGAAAGAAAGCCCGGTGTTTTATCTGAATATGTTACAGCGGGTTTAAGTACGGTGGGTATCCGGATGCCTGACCATCCTGTTGCTTTAAGGCTTATTAAAAAGTCTGGGTTGCCGATTGCTGCTCCAAGTGCAAATCAATCTGGCAGGCCAAGCCCCACATCTGCAAAGCACGTAATGGATGACTTGTCTGGCAGAATTGCAGGAGTCCTAGACGGTGGTGAAACAGGTGTTGGCGTCGAATCAACAGTGATTGATTGCTCGTTGGAGCCGCCTATGATATTTCGTCCGGGAGGTATATCGAAGGAACAGATTGAAGTTGTCATTGGTTATGTGGATATCGATCCTGCTTTACATGAAAACGAGAAAGAAAAGCCGAAGTCCCCGGGTATGAAATATACCCATTATGCTCCAGATGCCCCTATGTACCTGGTTGAGGGTGATCAAGCCTTCCTTCAGCAACTGATAGAGGAAAAAAGGGAAACTGGTTTGAAGGTGGGGGTGCTAGCGACAGAGGAATCTGCAACGGGTTATGATGCTGATGCTGTCATTCCCTGCGGAAGCAGAGGTGATTTAGAGTCTGTGGCACATTCTCTGTATGATACGTTAAGAGCTTTTAACGAAGAAAACATCGATGTTATTTTTTCTGAAGTATTTCCTTATCAAGGAATTGGCCTTGCTATTATGAATCGCCTGGAAAAGGCAGCTGGAAAACAGTGGATTTATCAGGGGAGCTAA
- the spoIIR gene encoding stage II sporulation protein R, whose protein sequence is MQTKTLAWLYIIILSIGTILSLYIPKQEAAAKESIVIPHDAIRLRILANSDQDADQAVKEKIRDAVNLSIEKWVKDLTSKEKAKEVIVSHLPEIERIAKRVMAEQKMHQSVKVEFGQVQFPTKLYGDYLYPAGMYQAVLITLGKGEGANWWCVLYPPLCFLDFSNGVAVSKGFEDDEQSKQQAAPVKQASQKPKVKNPNKSAANNNQNKKTENASINKTPAVQPQSEPDTNAQASQVYAADSSDSQKVEVRFFIVDLFEKLF, encoded by the coding sequence ATGCAAACGAAAACATTAGCGTGGCTTTATATTATAATTTTATCCATTGGTACAATATTGAGTTTATATATACCTAAGCAAGAGGCGGCAGCGAAAGAATCGATTGTGATTCCGCATGATGCCATCCGGTTAAGGATATTGGCCAATTCAGATCAGGATGCCGATCAGGCTGTTAAAGAGAAAATTCGTGATGCGGTTAATTTATCTATTGAAAAATGGGTGAAGGATTTAACTTCAAAAGAAAAGGCAAAAGAAGTAATTGTATCTCATCTTCCGGAGATTGAGAGAATTGCCAAAAGGGTCATGGCTGAACAAAAGATGCACCAAAGTGTTAAGGTAGAATTTGGCCAAGTCCAGTTCCCTACAAAGCTTTATGGTGACTATCTGTATCCGGCTGGAATGTACCAAGCAGTCCTCATTACATTGGGAAAAGGAGAGGGAGCTAATTGGTGGTGTGTTCTGTATCCTCCTTTATGCTTTTTGGATTTTTCAAATGGAGTTGCTGTAAGTAAAGGTTTTGAGGACGATGAACAGTCAAAACAACAAGCAGCGCCTGTTAAGCAGGCAAGCCAAAAACCAAAAGTTAAAAATCCTAATAAATCAGCTGCAAACAATAATCAGAATAAAAAAACAGAGAACGCTTCAATAAATAAAACGCCAGCGGTGCAGCCGCAGTCTGAACCAGATACGAATGCACAGGCTTCACAAGTATATGCAGCAGACAGCAGCGATAGCCAAAAGGTAGAAGTGAGATTTTTTATCGTAGATCTATTTGAAAAGCTATTTTAG
- the prmC gene encoding peptide chain release factor N(5)-glutamine methyltransferase: MPLKIYEALRWASSFLKEHQRDENAAEILLCHYLQFSRARLLAEIRMELSEDVWIPFKEAIENHAKGMPIQYMMGYEEFFGRKFNVNSNVLIPRPETEELIVEAIKRKNKLWPDRKELSLVDVGTGSGVIAITMKLECPEIVASAIDISPAALEVAKENAGILRADVTFIEGDLLLPLIDKGKKADIILSNPPYIPDGEIETLSEVVSEHEPHQALFGGEDGLNFYRRFMEQFPKAVKSRALIGFEIGAGQGLPVAAMLKRVFPESIVEVVNDINQKDRMVFCQVLE; the protein is encoded by the coding sequence ATGCCGTTGAAAATATATGAAGCCCTAAGGTGGGCTTCTTCTTTTTTAAAAGAGCATCAAAGAGATGAAAATGCCGCAGAAATTCTTCTTTGTCACTATCTTCAGTTTAGTAGAGCCCGTCTGTTAGCCGAAATAAGAATGGAGCTCTCTGAGGATGTTTGGATCCCTTTTAAAGAAGCTATAGAGAACCATGCAAAAGGTATGCCTATTCAATATATGATGGGCTATGAAGAGTTTTTTGGACGGAAATTTAATGTGAATTCAAACGTGTTAATTCCTCGCCCGGAAACAGAGGAGTTAATTGTTGAGGCTATAAAACGCAAAAATAAACTTTGGCCAGACCGAAAGGAATTATCTCTAGTTGATGTTGGAACGGGGAGCGGGGTCATAGCGATTACCATGAAATTAGAATGCCCTGAAATAGTAGCTTCTGCTATCGATATCTCTCCGGCTGCTTTAGAGGTTGCGAAAGAAAATGCTGGAATATTGAGAGCGGATGTAACCTTTATAGAAGGGGATTTGCTATTGCCTCTAATTGATAAAGGAAAAAAAGCGGATATTATCCTTTCCAATCCGCCTTATATACCAGATGGAGAGATAGAAACATTGTCAGAAGTTGTATCAGAACACGAGCCGCACCAAGCGTTGTTTGGCGGTGAGGACGGGCTCAATTTTTATAGAAGGTTTATGGAGCAATTCCCTAAAGCAGTCAAAAGCCGAGCGTTGATTGGATTCGAGATCGGAGCAGGCCAGGGTCTTCCTGTAGCAGCTATGCTTAAGAGAGTATTTCCAGAAAGTATTGTTGAAGTAGTAAATGATATAAACCAAAAGGATCGTATGGTTTTTTGCCAGGTGCTAGAATAG
- the prfA gene encoding peptide chain release factor 1, with amino-acid sequence MFDRLQAVEDRYDKLNELLSDPEIVNNPKKLRDYSKEQSDIQETVQVYREYKDVEQQYNDAKAMLEEKLDPDMKEMVKEEINELEGQIEELEARLKILLIPKDPNDDKNVIMEIRGAAGGDEAALFAGDLYRMYSRYAEAQGWKTEVIESSATGLGGYKEIIFMINGKGAYSKLKFENGAHRVQRVPETESGGRIHTSTATVAVLPEAEEVEVEIHEKDIRVDTFASSGPGGQSVNTTMSAVRLTHLPTGTVVSCQDEKSQIKNKEKAMKVLRARVYDKFQQEAQAEYDANRKSAVGTGDRSERIRTYNFPQNRVTDHRIGLTIQKLDQILTGKLDEIIDALIMEDQSSKLENLED; translated from the coding sequence ATGTTTGACCGTTTACAAGCGGTTGAAGATCGTTACGATAAGCTGAATGAGTTATTAAGCGATCCTGAAATCGTAAACAATCCAAAAAAGCTGAGAGATTATTCTAAGGAACAGTCTGATATCCAGGAAACTGTACAGGTTTACCGTGAATATAAAGATGTTGAGCAGCAGTACAATGATGCAAAAGCAATGCTTGAAGAAAAACTGGACCCGGATATGAAGGAAATGGTTAAGGAAGAGATCAATGAGCTTGAGGGCCAGATTGAAGAATTAGAGGCCAGGTTGAAAATCCTGCTTATTCCAAAAGATCCGAATGACGATAAGAACGTTATCATGGAAATTCGCGGAGCTGCCGGCGGAGATGAGGCGGCTTTATTTGCCGGTGATCTATATCGCATGTATAGCCGTTATGCAGAGGCACAGGGCTGGAAAACAGAAGTCATTGAATCCAGCGCTACTGGATTGGGCGGCTACAAAGAAATTATCTTTATGATCAACGGTAAGGGAGCCTATTCAAAATTAAAATTTGAAAATGGTGCCCACCGTGTACAGCGTGTGCCTGAAACGGAATCCGGGGGAAGGATTCATACTTCGACTGCAACAGTGGCGGTTCTGCCTGAAGCGGAAGAAGTAGAGGTTGAAATCCACGAAAAGGATATCCGTGTAGATACCTTTGCATCAAGCGGACCAGGAGGACAAAGTGTTAATACGACGATGTCTGCTGTGCGCTTAACACACTTGCCTACGGGAACCGTAGTATCCTGCCAGGATGAAAAGTCGCAGATTAAAAATAAGGAAAAGGCCATGAAAGTACTTCGTGCGCGTGTGTATGATAAGTTCCAGCAGGAAGCACAGGCTGAGTATGATGCCAATCGTAAATCTGCAGTAGGTACCGGGGACCGTTCAGAACGGATTCGCACATATAATTTCCCGCAAAATCGGGTAACGGACCATCGAATTGGTTTAACGATCCAGAAGCTTGACCAAATTCTTACAGGAAAGCTTGATGAAATTATAGATGCCCTCATTATGGAGGATCAATCCAGCAAGCTTGAAAATTTGGAGGACTAA
- a CDS encoding thymidine kinase: MYVMNHSGWIEVICGSMFSGKSEELIRRVKRAQFAKQEIAVFKPKLDDRYSKEEVVSHNGTSVIAHPIEKAKEIFDYITASVDVIAIDEAQFFTEEIVEVVQKLANSGHRVLLAGLDQDFRGEPFGPMPNLMAVAELVTKLQAVCTVCGSPASRTQRLINGQPAGYGDPVILVGASEAYEARCRHHHEVPAGTSLHVEGAAKIVE; this comes from the coding sequence ATGTATGTTATGAATCATTCAGGCTGGATTGAAGTAATTTGCGGCAGCATGTTTTCGGGAAAGTCAGAAGAACTGATTAGACGTGTTAAGCGTGCTCAATTTGCAAAACAGGAAATTGCTGTTTTTAAGCCGAAGTTGGATGATCGTTATAGTAAAGAAGAAGTAGTTTCACACAACGGAACGTCTGTCATTGCCCATCCGATTGAAAAGGCAAAAGAGATTTTTGATTATATCACTGCAAGTGTGGATGTTATTGCTATAGATGAAGCTCAATTTTTCACAGAGGAAATAGTAGAGGTTGTGCAGAAATTAGCAAACAGCGGACACCGTGTGCTTCTTGCTGGCCTGGACCAGGATTTTAGGGGAGAACCGTTCGGACCTATGCCAAACCTGATGGCTGTTGCAGAGCTGGTGACTAAACTTCAGGCAGTCTGCACTGTTTGCGGATCTCCTGCAAGCCGGACACAAAGACTTATAAATGGACAGCCTGCGGGATATGGCGATCCTGTTATCCTTGTAGGTGCATCAGAAGCATATGAAGCAAGATGCAGGCACCATCACGAAGTCCCTGCAGGTACAAGCCTTCATGTAGAGGGTGCAGCAAAGATCGTTGAATGA
- the rpmE gene encoding 50S ribosomal protein L31 has product MKAGIHPGYKKIMVKCACGNEFETGSVKDKLTVEVCSECHPFYTGRQKFASADGRVDRFNKKYGLK; this is encoded by the coding sequence ATGAAAGCAGGAATTCATCCAGGTTACAAAAAAATTATGGTTAAATGTGCTTGTGGTAACGAGTTTGAAACTGGTTCTGTAAAAGATAAGTTGACTGTAGAGGTATGTTCAGAATGTCATCCATTCTACACTGGCCGTCAAAAATTCGCTTCTGCAGATGGTCGTGTTGACCGTTTCAACAAAAAATACGGTCTTAAATAA
- the rho gene encoding transcription termination factor Rho, whose protein sequence is MEGLSISSLDNMTLKELYALAREYKVSYYSKLTKKELIFAILKARAEQEGYFFMEGVLEIIQSEGFGFLRPINYSPSSEDIYISASQIRRFDLRNGDKVSGKVRPPKENERYYGLLHVEAVNGDNPESAKERVHFPALTPLYPDRQIILETTPTKLSTRIMDLITPVGFGQRGLVVAPPKAGKTMLLKEIANSITTNHPEAELIVLLIDERPEEVTDIERSVDAEVVSSTFDEVPENHIKVAELVLERAMRLVEHKRDVIILMDSITRLARAYNLVIPPSGRTLSGGIDPAAFHRPKRFFGAARNIEEGGSLTILATALVETGSRMDDVIYEEFKGTGNMELHLDRSLSEKRIFPAIDIRRSGTRKEELLVPKEKLDKLWAIRKSMSDSPDFAEKFIRRLRQTKTNEEFFEVLSAEPKGAGAGRRM, encoded by the coding sequence ATGGAAGGATTATCAATTTCGAGTCTGGATAATATGACATTAAAAGAGCTTTATGCACTAGCTCGTGAATATAAAGTTTCATATTACAGTAAACTCACAAAAAAAGAGCTTATTTTTGCGATATTAAAAGCAAGAGCAGAGCAAGAAGGATACTTTTTTATGGAAGGTGTTCTTGAAATTATTCAATCAGAGGGATTTGGTTTCTTAAGACCGATCAACTACTCTCCAAGTTCAGAGGATATATATATATCTGCCTCACAAATTCGCCGTTTTGATTTGCGCAATGGAGATAAAGTATCAGGAAAAGTTCGTCCGCCTAAAGAAAATGAACGTTACTATGGATTGCTGCATGTGGAAGCAGTAAATGGTGACAATCCTGAATCTGCTAAAGAACGCGTTCATTTCCCTGCCTTAACGCCGTTATACCCTGACAGGCAAATTATCCTTGAAACTACCCCAACCAAATTATCCACAAGGATTATGGACCTTATTACACCTGTTGGATTTGGGCAACGTGGACTTGTCGTAGCCCCTCCAAAAGCAGGTAAAACGATGCTGTTAAAAGAAATTGCTAATTCTATCACAACAAATCATCCGGAAGCGGAGTTAATCGTTCTTCTTATTGACGAACGTCCTGAGGAAGTGACGGATATTGAAAGGTCTGTTGATGCAGAAGTAGTAAGTTCTACATTTGATGAAGTACCGGAAAACCACATAAAAGTAGCTGAGTTGGTACTTGAGAGAGCGATGCGCCTTGTGGAACATAAACGGGATGTCATCATCTTAATGGACAGTATCACAAGACTGGCAAGAGCCTACAATCTAGTAATCCCGCCAAGTGGAAGAACTCTTTCCGGGGGGATTGATCCGGCTGCATTCCACAGGCCTAAAAGATTTTTTGGCGCTGCCCGTAATATAGAAGAGGGCGGAAGCTTAACCATTTTGGCAACTGCACTTGTAGAAACAGGTTCACGTATGGATGATGTTATTTATGAAGAATTTAAGGGTACGGGTAATATGGAACTTCATCTGGACCGCTCATTGTCTGAGAAAAGAATCTTCCCTGCCATTGATATCCGCCGTTCGGGAACAAGGAAAGAAGAATTGTTGGTACCTAAGGAAAAACTCGATAAGCTATGGGCAATTAGGAAGTCCATGTCAGACTCACCTGATTTTGCAGAGAAATTTATCCGCAGGCTTCGTCAGACAAAAACGAATGAAGAGTTTTTTGAAGTGCTTTCAGCAGAACCTAAGGGTGCAGGGGCTGGAAGAAGAATGTAA
- the glpX gene encoding class II fructose-bisphosphatase, which translates to MERSLSMELVRVTEAAALASARWMGLGFKDQADDAATSAMRDVFDTIPMKGTVVIGEGEMDEAPMLYIGEKLGTGYGPRVDVAVDPLEGTNIVASGGWNALAVLAVADHGNLLHAPDMYMDKIAVGPEAVGSVDINAPIIDNLKAVAKAKNKDVEDVVATVLNRQRHEHIIAQLRDAGARIKLINDGDVAGAINTAFDHTGVDILFGVGGAPEGVIAAVALKCLGGEIQGKLMPQNDAEIERCKGMGIDLNKILRMEDLVRGDDAIFSATGVTDGELLKGVQFKGSFGSTHTVVMRAKSGTVRFIEGRHSLKKKPNLVIR; encoded by the coding sequence ATGGAAAGAAGCTTATCAATGGAATTAGTCCGCGTCACAGAAGCAGCTGCATTGGCATCGGCACGGTGGATGGGGCTTGGCTTCAAAGACCAGGCAGATGATGCTGCGACTTCTGCGATGCGGGATGTATTTGATACAATTCCGATGAAGGGTACAGTTGTAATCGGTGAGGGAGAAATGGACGAGGCTCCGATGCTTTATATCGGTGAAAAACTTGGAACAGGATATGGCCCCCGTGTGGATGTGGCCGTAGATCCGCTTGAGGGAACAAATATTGTAGCTTCAGGAGGATGGAATGCTCTTGCCGTTTTGGCCGTTGCAGATCATGGGAATCTTCTTCATGCTCCCGATATGTATATGGATAAAATCGCTGTTGGCCCTGAAGCGGTTGGAAGTGTAGATATTAATGCTCCTATTATCGATAATTTAAAAGCGGTTGCAAAAGCGAAAAATAAAGACGTAGAAGATGTAGTTGCTACTGTGTTAAATCGGCAGAGACATGAGCATATTATCGCTCAGCTTAGGGATGCTGGAGCCCGCATAAAGCTGATAAACGACGGAGATGTGGCTGGAGCGATCAATACTGCTTTTGACCATACAGGTGTGGACATCTTATTTGGAGTCGGAGGCGCACCTGAAGGGGTAATTGCTGCTGTTGCTTTAAAATGTCTTGGCGGCGAGATCCAAGGCAAGCTAATGCCTCAAAATGATGCGGAAATAGAAAGATGTAAAGGGATGGGTATTGATCTTAACAAAATCCTCAGAATGGAAGACCTGGTGCGCGGCGATGATGCCATTTTTTCTGCTACTGGAGTAACAGATGGAGAATTGTTAAAAGGTGTCCAATTTAAGGGCTCATTTGGTTCAACCCACACAGTCGTAATGAGGGCAAAATCAGGAACTGTCAGATTTATAGAAGGAAGGCACAGCCTGAAAAAGAAACCAAATTTAGTAATAAGGTAG
- a CDS encoding UDP-N-acetylglucosamine 1-carboxyvinyltransferase codes for MEKLKIAGGYPLKGTIKVSGAKNSAVALIPATILAESPVTIEGLPDISDVQILKSLLEEIGGKVTFKNDEDMIVDPRKMVSMPLPNGKVKKLRASYYLMGAMLGRFKKAVIGLPGGCHLGPRPIDQHIKGFEALGAKVTNEQGAIYLRADELRGARIYLDVVSVGATINIMLAAVKAKGKTIIENAAKEPEIIDVATLLTNMGANIKGAGTDIIRIEGVDVLNGCHHTIIPDRIEAGTFMILGAAVGDGVLIDNVIPHHLESLTAKLREMGVPIETGDEQIFIGKSENLKAVDVKTLVYPGFPTDLQQPFTALLTKAEGSAVVTDTIYSGRFKHIDELRRMNASVKVEGRSAIISGPVKLQGARVKASDLRAGAALVIAGLMSEGITEITGVEHIDRGYSNLVEKLNGLGATLWRERLTQQEMEQLKSS; via the coding sequence ATGGAAAAGCTTAAGATTGCAGGAGGCTATCCCCTTAAAGGAACCATTAAAGTAAGTGGTGCGAAAAATAGTGCTGTTGCATTAATTCCGGCTACTATCTTAGCGGAATCTCCAGTGACAATCGAAGGTCTGCCCGATATATCAGATGTCCAAATTTTAAAATCCTTGCTTGAAGAAATAGGTGGAAAAGTTACTTTTAAAAATGATGAAGATATGATTGTGGATCCCCGCAAAATGGTTTCCATGCCGCTCCCGAATGGAAAGGTTAAAAAACTAAGAGCCTCTTATTATTTAATGGGAGCCATGCTCGGGCGCTTCAAAAAAGCGGTTATTGGACTACCTGGAGGGTGCCATCTTGGACCAAGGCCGATTGACCAGCATATTAAGGGCTTTGAAGCCCTTGGTGCAAAGGTTACGAATGAACAAGGGGCCATCTATCTTCGGGCGGATGAACTTCGTGGTGCCAGAATTTATCTCGATGTCGTGAGTGTGGGTGCCACGATTAATATTATGCTTGCTGCTGTTAAGGCAAAAGGGAAAACAATTATAGAAAATGCTGCTAAGGAACCTGAAATTATTGATGTTGCTACGTTACTAACCAATATGGGGGCAAATATCAAGGGTGCGGGAACGGATATTATACGAATTGAAGGTGTAGATGTATTAAATGGATGCCATCACACCATAATTCCTGATCGAATAGAGGCAGGTACCTTTATGATTCTTGGAGCTGCTGTAGGTGACGGCGTTCTTATCGATAATGTCATTCCACACCATTTAGAATCCCTTACAGCCAAGCTCAGGGAAATGGGTGTTCCGATTGAAACGGGGGACGAGCAGATTTTTATTGGCAAGTCCGAGAATCTAAAGGCTGTTGATGTAAAGACCTTGGTATATCCCGGTTTTCCAACGGACCTGCAGCAGCCATTTACTGCTCTTTTAACGAAAGCAGAAGGTTCTGCTGTGGTGACGGATACCATTTATTCAGGCAGATTTAAGCATATCGATGAATTGAGGAGAATGAACGCCAGCGTGAAGGTTGAAGGGCGCTCAGCCATTATCAGCGGTCCAGTCAAGCTTCAAGGAGCCCGTGTGAAAGCGAGTGATCTTAGAGCAGGCGCAGCCCTTGTGATTGCCGGCTTGATGTCAGAAGGCATCACAGAGATAACAGGAGTGGAGCATATTGATCGCGGGTACAGCAACCTGGTGGAGAAGCTTAATGGACTAGGAGCGACTCTTTGGCGTGAAAGGCTTACACAACAAGAAATGGAGCAGTTAAAAAGCTCATAA
- a CDS encoding class II fructose-bisphosphate aldolase: MPLVSMTEMLNKAKEEHYAVGQFNINNLEFTQAILLAAEEEKSPVILGVSEGAGRYMGGFNTVVKMVEGLMEDYQITVPVAIHLDHGTSLENCKKAIDAGFTSVMIDASHHPFEENIEITTNVVEYAHSKGVSVEAELGTVGGQEDDVIGEGIIYADAKECQELVQRTGIDCLAPALGSVHGPYQGEPNLGFKEMEEIGNTTGVPLVLHGGTGIPTHDIKRAISLGTAKINVNTENQIASAKKVREIFAADSKVYDPRKYLGPAREAIKETVIGKMREFGSSGKA; encoded by the coding sequence ATGCCTTTAGTTTCTATGACTGAAATGTTAAACAAAGCAAAAGAAGAACATTATGCAGTGGGACAGTTCAATATTAATAATCTTGAATTTACACAAGCAATTTTACTTGCCGCTGAAGAAGAAAAATCCCCTGTTATTTTGGGAGTTTCAGAGGGTGCCGGCCGTTATATGGGCGGATTTAACACAGTCGTTAAAATGGTTGAAGGATTAATGGAGGATTACCAGATTACAGTGCCTGTTGCGATTCATTTAGACCATGGAACCAGCCTTGAGAACTGCAAGAAAGCAATAGATGCTGGGTTTACTTCAGTCATGATTGATGCTTCCCACCATCCTTTTGAGGAAAACATAGAAATAACAACAAACGTAGTAGAGTATGCACACTCTAAAGGGGTATCGGTTGAGGCTGAGCTTGGAACAGTCGGCGGACAAGAAGATGATGTCATTGGGGAAGGAATCATCTATGCAGATGCGAAGGAATGCCAAGAGCTTGTTCAGCGAACAGGTATTGATTGTCTTGCACCTGCTCTGGGATCCGTACATGGCCCTTATCAGGGGGAGCCTAATCTTGGATTCAAAGAAATGGAGGAAATCGGTAACACAACTGGTGTTCCATTAGTCCTCCATGGGGGGACAGGAATCCCTACACATGATATTAAAAGAGCCATTTCACTTGGTACTGCAAAAATAAATGTAAATACTGAAAATCAGATAGCGTCTGCCAAGAAAGTAAGGGAAATTTTTGCAGCCGATTCCAAAGTGTATGATCCGCGCAAATATCTTGGACCTGCCCGTGAAGCTATCAAAGAAACAGTTATCGGTAAAATGCGTGAATTCGGTTCTTCCGGCAAGGCGTAA
- a CDS encoding response regulator — MDDTKEKILIVDDQFGIRILLNEVLQKEGYKTFQAANGVQALEITKKHSPDLVLLDMKIPGMDGIEILKRMKEIDPDIRVIIMTAYGELDMIQEAKDLGAITHFAKPFDIDDIRSAVRENMPIK, encoded by the coding sequence ATGGATGACACAAAAGAAAAAATACTCATTGTAGATGATCAATTCGGCATCCGTATTTTGTTAAATGAAGTGCTCCAAAAAGAGGGATACAAAACTTTCCAAGCAGCAAATGGTGTACAGGCATTGGAAATTACAAAAAAGCATTCTCCAGATCTTGTATTGTTAGATATGAAAATACCAGGTATGGACGGAATTGAAATCTTGAAAAGAATGAAAGAGATTGATCCGGACATACGCGTTATCATTATGACTGCTTATGGAGAATTGGATATGATTCAAGAAGCAAAGGATCTAGGAGCGATCACCCACTTCGCCAAACCTTTCGATATAGACGATATCCGCAGTGCGGTCAGGGAGAATATGCCGATTAAATGA